DNA from Larimichthys crocea isolate SSNF chromosome XIII, L_crocea_2.0, whole genome shotgun sequence:
ATGATGAGTTTTGttgcagaaaacaaagagacaacCTACTTGTTTGACGACAGAATGGTCTCTTTTTGTCCACACACCACGTTGTGAGCAGTTCACGACGTCTCTCTTCAGCAAGTCTGGGACGTTGAAACTACACGGGACTTTGATACAGGAGCCACTGATGGCCACGATGCTTTGGGGCACCGTCACACTCCAGGATTTGCCAAAGACACCTGAAGTGATTCAATGAAGCACAACTACCACAATCGTTCTCCTTCACGTTCATTCAACCTCATTTTAACAGTTTCCTCTCTTAGAATAAGAAACTTTgaggaaatgtgaaaaaaacaacaacatccaccTGTAGAAATATCTGTGTGTAAACAGAGAACTGACCTTGCATCAGAGCGATGAGCAAAGCGGAAACCACCAGACCAACACCCATCTTAGCTGGATGAGATGAAGAGTTTGAGTCAAAGATGAACaatgaacacaaaaaaataaagaaaggacaaaaaaatacataatttgCATGTactgaaagaagaaatatttgcGTTATGATGACAAAAATTACAAATAATGCACTCAGTGGCAAGTTTGTGGATGTAAACTATCACAAAAACACTTAACATAAGCAATTTCTGCTAACTCTCTCTTAAATATTACCCTACAGCCAatgcaaactaaaaaaaaaaaatcaaaatgaaaagtcacactgaaacattttacaccaattttgaaaacacacagcatattGACTTAAtcaacaaatattaaacaaataattaagAAGATACAAATACAGTTCTTTCAGCACAAACTCACATCTGTATCTTTACCTGTCAGGCAATGTTGAGCAGTTGGTCAAAGAGGACTGATTATCTGAGTAAGGAAGTGatggagtgtttgtttgtgtcaaaaaGATCTCGTGTCTGTGGGGAAATCTGGACTGTGGGTGTCACGTTTGACACATGATATTTGTCCATCAAACGTGACACGATGAGGAAGCGGATACATTTTGCAATGTATGTTTAAAGCAGCAACAAatctgatgatttatttatttttgctcagGTTTTGAGATGTCTGCAAGAACACTGTAAATCTGTATTCAAATGATCTATGTTGATATTCCTGAAAAATttgttgcaaaataaaagtcagggGGGTCACCAGTGTCTTCATTCTGGACTAACACTGAagttcttcaaacgtccacttgaggctggctccagaagtgagtcagtctccataagtccccatgttcaaatgtccaacttcacagcagaaataaacatgtttacagcctggtacaaaaaacagttttggtctctgtagctaatctcattgttcatgaaaactgtactgagggtgaatgaATGGGACTCAAACATCTAACTACAaattaacaaaacacatttaataccAACTGAAAAAAACCTTTTCTAGTGTAGAAATAATGAACTCACTGAGGTTGTCTGTAACTTCCACAAATTCTtgacaaacaggaagtttgtAACACCTCACATTTATTGCACGCAGCCAACGAGAAGTGATGGATTacttaattagtgtcattggaaATACCCATGttgactatttcatgtcaaaattaatcaaatcaatatatttatttctcttaatccacattttattaaatatctattatatatattatatattaaatattttcttcttttcaattTACTCATTAAAGTCCTTAAAGATGCACAAGATAGAAATATTTCTAAGGCACTTTGGTGGACCCATAGTTTCCAATTGGACCCCAATTTCTTTATGATATTTAATGACCTGTTATTTACAGATTTAGGTTTAATTTTGCATCATCACTCTTATAATCTTGTCTTTGGGTATAATTATCCTCTACAGAATTAATGTCAGTAGTATCATAAATACCTTTAATAGTTAAATacagtgttatttattattgttattattattttttggaaTAAGACCGTTTTTACAGTagatttattaaaagaaaatgtattgtttattagcattaaaaacaggtttgaatattttttaatggcattttaaaaaattgaaaaatgtgtcatattttacaaactgtttgtatgttttaaagGTTAAATCTTAAAATACAAAGTAACTTAAAGTATTaagaaatgactgaatgtatAGCATAAAGTACACACATAAGTATTTCCCCCTGAAGTACCTCAATTTCGTACAGTACTAAAGTAAATCTACTTTGTTACTTTACACTACTGTTTAACGGTAGGTGGCACGCGCATACTAAGGTTTTTTTTAGTCAAATCAAGCTCACGCGCACATTAacggtttatttatttatttttaaataaagctcaCGCGCACATTAAcggtttattttatttttttaaaataaagctcaCGCGCACATTAAcggtttattttaatttttttaaatcaagctCACGCGCACACTAacgatttattttttcaaatcaagCTCACGCGCACATTAAcgttttttttcaaatcaagcTCACGCGCACATTAacggtttatttttttaaataaagctcaCGCGCACATTAAcggtttattttatttttttcaaataaagctCACGCGCACATTaacggtttttttttttcaaatcaagcTCACGCGCACATTaacggtttttttttttcaaatcaagcTCACGCGCACATTAacggtttatttattttttaaataaagctcaCGCTCAcattaacgtttttttttttcaaatcaagcTCACGCGCACATTAacggtttatttttttaaataaagctcaCGCGCACATTAacggtttatttattttttaaataaagctcaCGCGCAcattaacgtttttttttttcaaataaagctCACGCGCACACTaacggttttttttttttcaaatcaagcTCACGCGCAGACAGAGTATATAAACATGCGCAAACATGGCGCACCGTGTGTCTCCCCGGCTACGCAGCGGAACCGGAATTACGGTGTCGAAGATGTCGAAGCGGCGAATGAATTATGTGAGAGGCAAACAGTCCGTGTCGCTGTCCCAGcacttattgttattttaacGTTTTTAATGCATATTTAAGTCAGATATCTTCTAGCTGTTCGTTTTTATTAAGGTAAGATCACCGCCCCCCCTCCGTGTCCGGACAGTTTAGCCAGTTAGCTCAAaacaacgacacacacacacacacacacacacacacacacacacacacacacacacacacacacacagaaggaagGGTGCGTTTGATTTAACAAACCCCGAACAAGCTCTGTTCAGTCCTGTTACGTCTAATCTCGTGGACAAGGTGGAAATCCGCCCCGTCGGGACAACACGTCGATCAGATTAAACTCACCCTGAACACTACATGAGTAGCTCATATAGATGCATTATAATTGTTTACTTGTTATGCTTCTATAACCACGTTATAGTCAGATAATTAACACATGTATGCACTGATTCAGGTCGTGTGTTTACAGTGAGGACATATGAGAGACAGATAATGTGAAAATCTCCATCACAAGAAGTATTAAGTGTGAAATGTACGTATGAAAAGTGGCAAAGCTCCTGATTCACACTTTACCTGTTCACCTGGATAACACTGAGGCTGTCTACATCTGTCTATGATGTTTTAAAAGATGGATCTGTGTTCTTCAGGGGAGGATGAGCGCGGAGGCGGCGGACCGGGTAGCTGCTGTGACCAGCGGCCGGCCCAGCACGCCGCTGCAGACATCCTGGTTTGAGTTCCTCCTGGACGGCAGCCTGCTGGAGAAACACCTGCAGAAGTCAAACCCAGGTGAGCACAGTGTTATCGTACAGTGTGGTAGATGTCTATAAATGTTTGCACATTCAAGGCTGGATGTATTCCTAGTCAAAACACCTGTAATtaatgcacatgtgtgtgtttttctgtgtcataCTCCCACAGACCCGGCATCGGTGCAGCTGATCATCCAGTTCCTGGAGCAGGCGTCCAAGCCGTCGGTGAACGAGCAGAATCAGGTGCAGCCTCCGGCGGACAACCGCAGGAACCGCACGCTGAAGCTGCTGGCTCTGAAAGTGGCTGCACACATGAAGTGGGACCTGGATGCTCTTGAGAAAGGGTTGGTGTTCAGTGTGTCAGCGTTTCATGCTGTTTATTAAGGCTTTGTAGAGGACCCTGCAATCCTTCTTTTAGTTAGTAGTACCTGTCATACCTGAAGATTTGTTACTTTCTGTCATGTCACCCTTTACGTTTTGTGAATGTAATATTCCATCATAATTGGACTGAAAAACATCCCTTTAAAATCATCTTCTAATCATTTGTCCTTCCCTGCCAGCTTGACCATTCCAGTATTAAACATGTTACTGAACGAGCTCCTGTGTGTGAGCAAAGTGCCGCCAGGGGTGAAACATGTGGACCTGGACCTGTCCACTCTGCCTCCTACCACAGCCATGGCTGTCGTCATATACAACCGCTGGTGAGTAACACGACACTCGCAGAGATCAGATGCACCGTCACTGTTGTAGACAGTAGATATGTTTGATTACTGTCGTGTCTCAGAGTTTTTAGCGATTTAATTCACATTAGTGGGAAGAATAACAAAGAATTTGAACGCGTCCGACCCTTCTCGTGTCTCTCAAAGGGCCATCAGAACCATCGTGCTGAGCAGCTTTCCAGAGAAACAGACCAAACCCGGACCTCACCAGATGAACATGTAAATCTGATTTAATGGAATAAGCTCAAGATgctcttttaaaacttttaaattcaGGTTCAGATGCacataaagttttaaaaagtcttgtcttcttgtctctCTTAGGTTAAGTATTGTGCAGCAGGAGAAAGAAATGACTGAGAACATCCTTACCGTGGTGAGTTTTTGATCTCCTAAGCGGAAATCGCTTAATGAAATATCCCGTCACTGACATTAACGAACGTGttattcacatttgagatgcAAGAAATAAATTTCTTCTCGTGCCCGCAGCTGAAAGAGCAGGCGACCGACTCCATCAGCGTCCTGGAGGGAGCTCTGCAGCTGAAGAAAGACTTCTACGTTCACACTCTGAGGACTCTGGATCTGCTGGCTGCTGACGCCGCCGCCAACGGAGAGACGGAGTCCTCGACTGCTGGGCTTCGCATCAGTGCGGATGAGCTGCACTGTCAGGTTAGTGTTGTCTTCAATGAGAATACTCTGAAACATGTCTGtacttgtgtttatttgtatttcacGTTTCAGGTGCATTACGACGTCGGAGGTATTTTCTTCCAGCAAGGCTGCACTGACCAGTCAGCCTATCGGAAAGCTCGAGATCACTTCAGACAGACAAAGGAGCTGTTAAAGAAGGTATCGCTACTCGCTGATGTGAAGTTACAAAGTGTTTGCCTCCAGCAAAgttctcagtctttattttcttcagctGGACTCGACTGTCCATGTTCACCTGGATGAGAAACGTCTGGCTGGCTACTGGAACGCCTGCAAAGCTTTGACTGAAGACTGCGACTCCGACTCTCAGACCACCGCCTACGATCAGATCAACAGCCTGATCCGAGCGCGCAGCTACCAGGTCAGCGCAGACACAGCAGAGACGGTGAAGCTTAAAGATTTGTGTCCGACTCTTAACAGTCCATTTCTCTGCTCTGACAGGCCGTCATTGAAGCCTTCATCAAAGATAACGTGTCCCGCAGTTTGCCAAACAACTTCAGACGATCTGTTCTCAGAGAGTTCCTGTACAGAGTCCAACAAGGGTGAGACCACAAACTAATTCAAAGGTTTTAGTCCGTTTTTTAAATCCACAAACAATCATATCAAACTGTTTCTAACACTCGTGCAGGGAGTCGGGTCTGGATGAGGTTTGCCACAAAGTGTGCGTTTGCAACGCCGTCCGAGATGCTCTGGAAGGAGAAGTCCTCAGCGTTCGtttccagcagctcctcctcaaGCCCAGCAAAGGGATGGTGGACTTTATTTTAGAGGTACTCGCGTTCTTCATCTGCGACTTAATACACGGGACGTCCAACGATAGACTCACAAACCTCGGCACATAGAGAGGATGTCTCAGAATTAACTTGTTACTTTCACTGCCTAATAACCTCGATTAACTTAAATACAGTAGAGTCTTTTGATTatgacagttttatttatgataaaaaCAGTAAGAAAACTGTAGCAGGGACATTTTCTCACGAGAAACTTGAACCCAACATTAATGAGATTTCTTTAAACTTAGACTTCAAAATGTTCTTCGTCTTTTTTTATGGTTGTATTCCTCTCAAAGGTTCGAGGAGTTCAGAGTGTAACTCGAACTGATTTCTTTCTCGTGATGGTAAAATGAAAAGCTAGTTTTAAacgttctgtttttttgtcctgcaggtCTGCACACTTTCTCTGGAAAAGGAGCGTCTGTCTGAGACTACTCGAAGAAACTTGGCCAGCTTCATGAAGTGAGTGACAGCAGGGTTATAGTTTGTCTGATGCACAAACTGAAGTGACAATAAAACTTTAGTCTGAGGAATGGCAAAACCTACAGCGTCCTCACTGTTAAGTTATTCTTGTCGTGCAGGACTCTGTGTGAAAGCCTGGAGGAGCTGCCTCTGCTGTTCGTGGTGTCGTCTCATAAGCTCTtcatggagctgctgaaggaagaggagaggaaggtcCTGGTGGAGCAGATGAGGAAGAGATCGGCCACGATCAACCTCAGCGCCAAGCCTCTGCCTTCTTTCTACGACATTCCAGGTACGACACTGAGACTTTTCCTGTACTCGCGTGTCTGGTTATCAACAGAGCGATAGATCACTGCTGCTCACCGCTGTCATTCCTCTGCAGCTTCAGCGAGTGTGAACATCGGgcagctggagcagcagctcATCCTTTTACTGGAGCCTCGCAGGATCAGACAGATCCTCATCGAGCTCCACGGCATGGCCGAGCGACCCTTCTGGAGGGTCAACAgtaaggtcagaggtcaacaaactgaaactggGAGAGAACGAAGCGCTGAAACCAAATTCAGAAAGCTAACGACATGATCCACTTCGATTCATGCCAAAATATAATGActcatttgactttttaaatattaaaatatcactttctgtctgtgtgtgcagtgggaAGTTCCTCCAGACTACATTAACGTGATCCTCGGCATCAAAGACAACCTGACAAAGGACCTGGTTTACATCCTGATGGCCAAAGGACTCCACTGCATATCAATAAAGGTGTGCACAGACGTGTAACTTGCCAGTGAAGCTGGCTCAAACCTTCAAACCCTTGACGGTGTAAGAAAATCAACAATCccgtcttcctcttctctcagGACTTTGCCCACGCACGGCAGCTTTTCTCAGCCTGTCTGGAGCTCGTCACCGAGTTCTCCCCGAAGCTGAGGCAGGTGATGCTGAAcgagatgctgctgctggaggtccGCGCTCACGAGACGAAGGCGGCCGAGGGCAGCAAGGAGCGACCGCCCCCCGACCTGGTGAGCAGGGTCAGAGGTTACCTGGAGATGAGGATTCACGGTGAGTGGATGTAGAGTTGCctggttgtttttctgttgcgactgtgtgtttaaacagaTGCTCTAAATTACGAGACGTCCTTGCCTCTGTCTCCAGATGTGCCTCTGCGTCAGGTGGTAGGAGAGGAGTGTGTCGCCTTCATGTTGAACTGGAGGGAGAACGATTACCTGACTCTGCAGGTGCCACCATCTCTGGTCATGAACAACCCATACATCAAGGTGAAAGGCCTGTGAATGCCTCAGGATGTTATCATTGTTTCTGACACTTCGTTTCATAAACAGATTGATCTAAGAACGCCGCTGAAATAGCTTAAATGCTGGACAGGACTTATGTCCTTCAACCACTGAACGCTCTTTGTCTTTGCACGCCTATCCAAAAGCGAGGCGGAGGACAATGTGCTGCATTTTATTGGAGTTAGGTGCACGTCATCCTCCCCCAGTGGTGCCAACAAGGATGACTAACAGGTCGAGGATTAGGGACAAGATTCAGAAAACGTCTCTCCAGTATTTTTCCAGACTGGGACACGTCCAGAATACGCGGACCGTGGTTGCCGTGCACAACCTTAAACTGCTGAGATGTCAAAATAACCAGCCTGAAGATAGAGAGGACCAAGTCTTATGTCTGACCAGCTTATCATAGATGACAGATAGTAAACCTTTGTGTGACGGGTGTAGACTAAGAAATGTAAAGTCGCTTTAAATACAGAGAAAATCTGTTTAGAGAAGAACatcctgtgtctgttttcaatTAAAGCTGCAGCCAGTCAATATTGAGTTTGTGACGATGGACCCTCCACAGTCTCCTCTTGTTAAATTCGTCTCCTTTGTTTCGTCCCGACAGCTCGGTCAGCTCCTCGCTTCAACGTGCAAAGAGCTGCCGGGTCCTAAAGAGAGTCGTCGCACGGCGAAGGAGCTTTGGGATGTGGTGGTTCAGATCTGCAGCCTGTCCATCCAACACAAGAGGAACCACGACGGCAGAGTGGGCCTCATCAAACACAGGGAGTCCTCCATGGGCATCCTGTACCGGTAAACAAACACGTCAGAGTTCATGATGTTTACTGTTAATGATGAGAACACACAGGAGCTCATcgtggtttgttttcattgtttagGAGCAAATTCATCACGTTCATCAAGAAACTTCGAGTAAGTATCCAACAAGCCGAACTTAAACCCAGCGTGGAgacattatttttataaaccAACAGGTTTCATCTGATTTATCTTCTCACAGGAGCCGTTGGTGCTGACGACCCTCATCTCTCTGTTCGTGAGGCTCCACAGCATCGTGCGAGTACGTCTCCGATCCGAGCTACATTTACAGCTCAAAAAGATCACGTAACGAGCAAAACGAGGAAGCGCGCAGGCGGATATaaagtgttttctctctttcttcaggaTGATATCGTGAATGAAGTTACAGCAGAACATCTCTCCATCTGGCCGTCTTCTCTTC
Protein-coding regions in this window:
- the ints8 gene encoding integrator complex subunit 8 isoform X1, with amino-acid sequence MAHRVSPRLRSGTGITVSKMSKRRMNYGRMSAEAADRVAAVTSGRPSTPLQTSWFEFLLDGSLLEKHLQKSNPDPASVQLIIQFLEQASKPSVNEQNQVQPPADNRRNRTLKLLALKVAAHMKWDLDALEKGLTIPVLNMLLNELLCVSKVPPGVKHVDLDLSTLPPTTAMAVVIYNRWAIRTIVLSSFPEKQTKPGPHQMNMLSIVQQEKEMTENILTVLKEQATDSISVLEGALQLKKDFYVHTLRTLDLLAADAAANGETESSTAGLRISADELHCQVHYDVGGIFFQQGCTDQSAYRKARDHFRQTKELLKKLDSTVHVHLDEKRLAGYWNACKALTEDCDSDSQTTAYDQINSLIRARSYQAVIEAFIKDNVSRSLPNNFRRSVLREFLYRVQQGESGLDEVCHKVCVCNAVRDALEGEVLSVRFQQLLLKPSKGMVDFILEVCTLSLEKERLSETTRRNLASFMKTLCESLEELPLLFVVSSHKLFMELLKEEERKVLVEQMRKRSATINLSAKPLPSFYDIPASASVNIGQLEQQLILLLEPRRIRQILIELHGMAERPFWRVNSKWEVPPDYINVILGIKDNLTKDLVYILMAKGLHCISIKDFAHARQLFSACLELVTEFSPKLRQVMLNEMLLLEVRAHETKAAEGSKERPPPDLVSRVRGYLEMRIHDVPLRQVVGEECVAFMLNWRENDYLTLQVPPSLVMNNPYIKLGQLLASTCKELPGPKESRRTAKELWDVVVQICSLSIQHKRNHDGRVGLIKHRESSMGILYRSKFITFIKKLREPLVLTTLISLFVRLHSIVRDDIVNEVTAEHLSIWPSSLPNIQAVDVEAVAVTVKELVSYALTLNPNNQSWLITQADIYFVTNQYSAALNLYLQAGAVCSDFFTKAVPPDVYTDQVLKRMIKCCSMMNCHTQVAVLCQFLREVDYMTAFKALQEQNSHDAMDSFYDYIWDVTILEYLTHIHHKRGETEKRQIAIKAIGQAELNTSNPEEVLQLAAQKRKKRFLQAMAKLYF
- the ints8 gene encoding integrator complex subunit 8 isoform X2, whose protein sequence is MSAEAADRVAAVTSGRPSTPLQTSWFEFLLDGSLLEKHLQKSNPDPASVQLIIQFLEQASKPSVNEQNQVQPPADNRRNRTLKLLALKVAAHMKWDLDALEKGLTIPVLNMLLNELLCVSKVPPGVKHVDLDLSTLPPTTAMAVVIYNRWAIRTIVLSSFPEKQTKPGPHQMNMLSIVQQEKEMTENILTVLKEQATDSISVLEGALQLKKDFYVHTLRTLDLLAADAAANGETESSTAGLRISADELHCQVHYDVGGIFFQQGCTDQSAYRKARDHFRQTKELLKKLDSTVHVHLDEKRLAGYWNACKALTEDCDSDSQTTAYDQINSLIRARSYQAVIEAFIKDNVSRSLPNNFRRSVLREFLYRVQQGESGLDEVCHKVCVCNAVRDALEGEVLSVRFQQLLLKPSKGMVDFILEVCTLSLEKERLSETTRRNLASFMKTLCESLEELPLLFVVSSHKLFMELLKEEERKVLVEQMRKRSATINLSAKPLPSFYDIPASASVNIGQLEQQLILLLEPRRIRQILIELHGMAERPFWRVNSKWEVPPDYINVILGIKDNLTKDLVYILMAKGLHCISIKDFAHARQLFSACLELVTEFSPKLRQVMLNEMLLLEVRAHETKAAEGSKERPPPDLVSRVRGYLEMRIHDVPLRQVVGEECVAFMLNWRENDYLTLQVPPSLVMNNPYIKLGQLLASTCKELPGPKESRRTAKELWDVVVQICSLSIQHKRNHDGRVGLIKHRESSMGILYRSKFITFIKKLREPLVLTTLISLFVRLHSIVRDDIVNEVTAEHLSIWPSSLPNIQAVDVEAVAVTVKELVSYALTLNPNNQSWLITQADIYFVTNQYSAALNLYLQAGAVCSDFFTKAVPPDVYTDQVLKRMIKCCSMMNCHTQVAVLCQFLREVDYMTAFKALQEQNSHDAMDSFYDYIWDVTILEYLTHIHHKRGETEKRQIAIKAIGQAELNTSNPEEVLQLAAQKRKKRFLQAMAKLYF